In Eucalyptus grandis isolate ANBG69807.140 chromosome 4, ASM1654582v1, whole genome shotgun sequence, the following proteins share a genomic window:
- the LOC104440734 gene encoding ABC transporter C family member 12, translated as MGFELLDWYCRPVASGIWARTTDSAFGAYTPCAVDSLVISVSHLLLLGLCCYRIWLIKRTLKVQRYRLRSKCYNYMLGLLSFYCAAEPLLRLVMGFSVFNLDGQTILPPYEMVSLTIESLAWCSMLVMIGLEMHAYIREFKWYVRFGLIYVLAGQVVMLKLILSTRDNYQHHRSALYLYISTVFCQVIVGILLFVYFPSLDPYPGYTTIHTEPLDSVEYEALPGEEQVCPERHVNIFSRMYFGWVTPVMQQGYKRPISEKDVWKLDTWDQTETLIKRFQKCWAKESHRPKPWLLRALNGSLGGRFWLGGFFKIGSDLSEFAGPTLLNYLLQSMQRGDPAWIGYICAFLILVSVAFGVLCEAQYFQNSFRTGFRLRSTLVVAIFRKSLRLTHEGRKNFQSGKITNMMTTDANALEQICRQLHNLWSAPFRIVIAMVLLYQQLGIASLLGSLMLVLMIPLQTIIISKMQKLTKEGLQWTDKRVSLMNEILAAMDTVKCYAWEKSFQCKVQEVRSDELSWFRRAQLLSAFNSFVLNSIPVIVTVVSFGTFTLLGGDLTPARAFTSLSLFAVLRFPLDMLPSLMSQVVTANVSLQRLEELFLTEERVLVPNPAIEPGEPAISIKDGHFSWDSKAEKPTLSSINLEIPVGSLVAIVGGTGQGKTSLISAMLGELSPVSDACVTIRGTIAYVPQVSWIFNATVRDNILFGSEFEAQRYWKAVSVTQLEHDLDLLPGHDLTEIGERGVNISGGQKQRVSMARAVYSNSDVYIFDDPLSALDAHVGRQVFNSCIKEELRGKTRILVTNQLHFLPQVDRIILVHEGMVKEEGTFEELSRSKVLFQTLMENAGKMEEQIEDDEEGEKKNVEEKTSKPAADTIVNELPKNQDHGKKGEGGKLVLIKQEERETGIVSWKVLMRYKGALGGLWVVAVLFICYTLTEVLRISSSTWLSFWTQQSTSENYRPGFYTLIYALLSFGQVTVTLTNAYWLIISSLSAAKTLHDSMLRSILRAPMLFFHTNPVGRIINRFAKDLGDIDRNVPRFVNVFMGQLCQLLSTFVLIGIISTISLWAISPLLILFYAAYLYYQTISREVKRLDSITRSPVYAQFGEALNGLSTIRAYKAHDRLATSNAKAMDNNIRFTLVNISSNIWLNIRLGTLGGIMIWLTATFAVMQTRNAENRAAFASTMGLLLSYTLNITNLLSGVLRQASNAENSLNAVERVSVYIELPSEAPVIIESNRPPPGWPSSGLIKFEDVVLRYRPELPPVLHGLSFSTAPCEKLGIVGRTGAGKSSMINALFRIVELEKGRILIDRCNTSKIGLEDLRKVLSIIPQSPVLFSGAVRFNLDPFNEHDDADLWEALERAHLKDVIRRNFYGLDAEVSEGGENFSVGQRQLLCLARALLRRSKILVLDEATAAVDVRTDALVQKTIREEFTCCTMLIIAHRLNTIIDSDRVLVLDAGQVAEHDTPENLLSNEASAFSKMVQSTGSANAQYLSGLVLQRKGNRLRMEMNHSDSKR; from the exons ATGGGTTTCGAGTTGCTGGATTGGTATTGCAGGCCAGTGGCAAGTGGGATTTGGGCAAGGACCACGGACAGCGCTTTTGGTGCATACACACCTTGCGCCGTTGATTCCTTGGTCATTTCCGTATCCCATTTGCTTCTTCTGGGTCTCTGCTGTTACCGAATTTGGTTGATCAAGAGGACTTTGAAAGTCCAGAGATACCGTCTGAGGTCAAAATGCTACAATTATATGTTgggattgctttctttttactGCGCTGCAGAGCCTCTGCTGAGGTTGGTGATGGGCTTCTCGGTTTTCAATCTGGATGGTCAGACTATCCTCCCTCCATATGAG ATGGTTTCGTTAACCATAGAGTCTCTTGCTTGGTGCTCCATGCTAGTTATGATTGGCCTAGAAATGCATGCTTACATCCGGGAGTTTAAGTGGTACGTGCGGTTTGGACTCATTTATGTTCTGGCGGGGCAAGTTGTGATGCTCAAGCTCATCCTCTCAACGAGAGACAATTATCAGCATCATAG GTCTGCACTGTATCTGTACATCAGCACGGTCTTTTGCCAG gTAATAGTTGggattcttctttttgtctattttcCGAGTCTAGACCCTTATCCAGGGTATACTACAATCCACACCGAGCCTCTTGATAGTGTTGAATATGAGGCCCTTCCAGGAGAGGAGCAAGTTTGTCCTGAAAGGCATGTCAACATATTTTCCA gGATGTACTTCGGGTGGGTGACTCCAGTTATGCAGCAAGGCTACAAAAGACCAATTTCGGAAAAGGATGTTTGGAAGTTAGACACTTGGGATCAGACTGAGACACTGATTAAAAG ATTCCAGAAATGCTGGGCCAAAGAGTCTCACAGGCCCAAACCCTGGCTTTTAAGAGCTTTGAATGGCAGCCTTGGGGGGAG GTTTTGGTTGGGAGGCTTCTTTAAG ATAGGGAGCGATCTTTCTGAGTTTGCAGGGCCCACATTGCTGAACTACCTCCTTCAA TCAATGCAAAGAGGGGACCCTGCATGGATTGGTTACATCTGTGCCTTTCTGATTCTTGTCAGTGTG GCGTTCGGTGTGCTTTGCGAAGCCCAGTACTTTCAAAATTCATTTCGGACGGGATTTAGGCTGAGGTCAACTTTG GTGGTGGCCATTTTCCGCAAATCGTTAAGACTTACTCACGAGGGTCGCAAGAATTTCCAATCTGGAAAGATAACAAACATGATGACTACAGATGCTAACGCACTCGAG CAAATATGCCGACAACTTCACAACTTATGGTCGGCTCCATTTCGTATTGTCATTGCCATGGTTCTTCTGTACCAGCAATTGGGCATTGCTTCGCTGCTTGGATCTCTCATGCTTGTCCTCATGATCCCCTTGCAA ACGATCATAATCAGCAAAATGCAAAAACTGACCAAGGAAGGGCTGCAGTGGACTGACAAGAGAGTCAGCCTTATGAACGAAATTTTGGCAGCAATGGACACTGTGAA ATGTTACGCTTGGGAAAAGAGCTTTCAATGTAAAGTTCAAGAAGTACGAAGTGATGAGCTTTCATGGTTCCGTAGGGCGCAACTATTATCTGCA TTCAACAGCTTTGTACTGAACAGCATCCCTGTCATCGTAACCGTTGTCTCATTTGGGACATTCACTTTGCTTGGTGGGGATTTGACACCAGCGAGGGCGTTCACATCACTCTCTCTTTTCGCGGTGCTACGGTTTCCTTTGGACATGCTCCCGAGCTTGATGTCTCAG GTTGTTACTGCGAATGTTTCCCTGCAACGTTTGGAGGAACTATTTTTAACAGAAGAGAGAGTATTAGTTCCAAATCCAGCGATTGAGCCAGGAGAGCCAGCTATTTCAATCAAGGATGGGCACTTTTCATGGGACTCAAAG GCAGAAAAACCCACCCTGTCGAGCATCAATCTGGAAATACCAGTGGGTAGCTTAGTGGCTATTGTTGGTGGTACTGGACAAGGAAAGACATCTCTCATATCAGCAATGCTTGGGGAACTATCTCCTGTCTCTGATGCATGCGTTACTATACGGGGAACCATTGCTTATGTTCCTCAAGTGTCGTGGATTTTCAATGCCACT GTGCGAGACAACATATTATTTGGGTCTGAATTTGAAGCACAAAGATATTGGAAGGCAGTCAGCGTTACTCAATTGGAGCATGATCTTGATTTGCTTCCA GGTCACGATCTTACAGAGATTGGGGAAAGAGGGGTGAATATAAGTGGAGGCCAAAAGCAGAGGGTTTCCATGGCCAGGGCTGTTTACTCAAATTCAGATGTTTACATATTTGATGATCCTTTAAGTGCTCTAGATGCTCATGTTGGTCGACAG GTGTTCAATAGCTGTATCAAGGAAGAGCTGCGAGGGAAGACCCGGATTCTTGTCACGAATCAGCTacattttcttcctcaagtGGATCGAATCATTTTGGTTCATGAAGGAATGGTCAAAGAGGAGGGGACTTTTGAGGAGCTGTCTAGAAGCAAGGTACTGTTCCAGACACTTATGGAGAATGCAGGAAAAATGGAGGAACAAATAGAAGATGATGAGGAGGGGGAGAAGAAAAATGTGGAGGAGAAAACATCCAAACCAGCAGCTGACACCATTGTTAATGAATTGCCTAAAAATCAAGACCATGGGAAGAAAGGTGAAGGAGGGAAGTTGGTACTTATTAAGCAAGAGGAACGGGAAACAGGCATTGTGAGTTGGAAAGTCCTGATGAG GTACAAAGGGGCCCTGGGAGGCCTGTGGGTGGTGGCAGTACTCTTTATTTGCTATACTTTAACTGAAGTTCTTCGAATTTCAAGTAGCACATGGTTGAGTTTCTGGACACAGCAAAGCACATCGGAGAACTACAGACCAGGATTCTACACATTGATCTACGCACTCCTGTCCTTTGGTCAG GTGACTGTGACGCTGACTAACGCTTATTGGTTGATTATTTCGAGTCTTTCTGCAGCAAAAACATTGCATGATTCTATGCTTCGGTCTATATTAAGGGCTCCAATGCTTTTCTTTCACACCAACCCAGTGGGAagaataatcaacaggtttgCCAAGGATCTAGGTGACATAGATCGCAATGTTCCCAGATTTGTAAATGTGTTTATGGGCCAACTCTGCCAGCTACTTTCGACTTTTGTGCTCATAGGAATTATAAGCACAATCTCTCTTTGGGCCATATCACCGCTCTTGATCTTGTTTTATGCAGCCTATCTATATTACCAG ACTATATCTCGTGAAGTGAAACGCTTGGATTCAATCACCAGATCCCCAGTTTATGCACAATTCGGAGAAGCATTGAATGGCTTATCAACGATTCGTGCATATAAAGCACATGATAGGTTGGCCACCAGTAATGCCAAGGCCATGGACAATAACATCAGATTCACCCTTGTCAATATCAGTTCCAACATTTGGCTCAATATAAGGTTGGGGACACTAGGAGGCATAATGATCTGGTTGACAGCAACATTTGCAGTCATGCAGACTAGAAATGCAGAAAACAGAGCAGCCTTTGCTTCAACAATGGGTCTCCTGCTCAGCTACACTTTGAATATAACAAACCTTTTGAGTGGTGTACTGAGACAAGCAAGCAATGCTGAGAATAGTCTAAATGCTGTGGAGCGTGTGAGTGTGTACATAGAATTGCCTTCCGAAGCTCCGGTTATAATAGAGAGCAACCGGCCCCCTCCTGGCTGGCCTTCATCAGgattaattaaatttgaagaTGTGGTCCTTCGTTACAGACCTGAACTTCCTCCCGTCTTGCATGGATTGTCCTTTTCAACAGCACCCTGTGAGAAACTGGGAATAGTCGGAAGAACCGGTGCTGGAAAATCTAGCATGATAAATGCTTTGTTCCGAATTGTCGAGCTGGAAAAAGGAAGAATCTTGATTGATCGGTGCAACACCTCTAAAATAGGACTGGAAGATTTGCGGAAAGTCCTTAGCATCATACCACAATCACCAGTTCTTTTCTCAG GAGCTGTGAGATTCAATCTCGACCCTTTCAATGAACACGATGATGCTGACCTCTGGGAGGCTTTGGAGAGAGCTCATTTGAAGGATGTTATCAGGAGGAACTTTTATGGCCTGGATGCTGAG GTTTCTGAGGGTGGAGAGAACTTCAGCGTCGGACAGAGGCAACTGCTGTGTCTTGCTCGAGCATTACtaagaagatcaaagattctTGTTCTCGATGAAGCAACTGCAGCCGTTGATGTTAGAACTGATGCTCTCGTCCAGAAAACCATCCGGGAAGAATTTACCTGCTGCACCATGCTCATCATTGCCCACAGACTTAACACCATCATTGACTCTGACCGAGTTCTTGTGCTCGATGCCGGCCAA GTAGCAGAACACGACACTCCAGAGAATCTGCTGTCAAATGAAGCAAGCGCCTTCTCTAAGATGGTTCAAAGCACCGGTTCTGCCAATGCGCAGTATCTGAGCGGCTTGGTCCTCCAAAGGAAAGGGAACAGGTTACGGATGGAAATGAATCATTCAGACAGCAAGAGATGA